One Tenrec ecaudatus isolate mTenEca1 chromosome 12, mTenEca1.hap1, whole genome shotgun sequence DNA segment encodes these proteins:
- the LOC142462492 gene encoding serine/arginine repetitive matrix protein 2-like yields MYNGIGLPTPRGSGTNGYVQRNLSLVRGRRGERPDYKGEEELRRLEAALVKRPNPDILDHERKRRVELRCLELEEMMEEQGYEEQQIQEKVATFRLMLLEKDVNPGGKEEAPGQRPVVTETHQLAELNEKKNERLRAAFGISDSYVDGSSFDPQRRAREAKQPAPEPPKPYSLVRESSSSRSPTPKQKKKKKKKDRGRRSESSSPRRERKKSSKKKKHRSESESKKRKHRSPTPKSKRKSKDKKRKRSRSTTPAPKSRRAHRSTSADSASSSDTSRSRRCTDHSEDTVPAL; encoded by the exons ATGTACAACGGGATCGGGCTGCCGACGCCCCGGGGCAGCGGCACCAACGGCTACGTCCAGCGCAACCTGTCCCTGGTTCGGGGCCGCCGCGGTGAGCGGCCTGACTACAAGGGCGAGGAGGAACTGCGGCGCCTGGAGGCTGCCCTGGTGAAGCGGCCTAATCCTGACATCCTGGACCACGAGCGCAAGCGGCGCGTGGAGCTGCGATGCCTCGAGCTGGAGGAAATGATGGAAGAGCAGGG GTACGAGGAACAGCAAATTCAGGAAAAAGTGGCGACCTTTCGACTCATGCTGCTCGAGAAGGATGTGAACCCTGGGGGCAAGGAGGAGGCTCCAGGGCAGAGGCCTGT TGTAACTGAGACCCACCAGTTGGCTGAATTGAATGAGAAGAAGAATGAGCGGCTGCGAGCTGCCTTTGGCATTAGTGACTCTTATGTGGATGGCAGTTCCTTTGACCCACAGCGTCGAGCTCGGGAGGCTAAACAGCCAGCTCCAGAGCCCCCCAAGCCTTACAG CCTTGTCCGGGAGTCCAGCAGTTCTCGCTCACCAACCCCaaagcaaaagaagaagaaaaagaagaaagacagaggaCG CAGGTCAGAGAGTAGCTCTCCTCGCCGGGAGAGGAAGAAGAGCTCTAAGAAGAAGAAACACAG GTCAGAATCGGAGTCCAAGAAGCGGAAGCATAG gtctcctacaccaaaGAGCAAGCGTAAATCTAAAGACAAGAAGCGGAAACG GTCTCGAAGTACAACCCCAGCCCCCAAGAGCCGCCGAGCTCACCGGTCTACTTCTGCCGACTCAGCTTCCTCCTCTGATACGTCTCGCAGTCG GCGCTGCACAGACCATTCGGAAGACACGGTCCCTGCCCTCTAG